In Rhizobium sp. WSM4643, the following are encoded in one genomic region:
- a CDS encoding IS110 family transposase, which produces MQGKVSSERTAMATVYVGIDVCKEWLDIHLHPLGRSFRVTNDTAGLRRLKRELDALDQMPRSALRIVMEATGKWHRAVQRSLHADGFYVSIVDPLRARLFAKACGFLAKTDRLDARFLAIMGEALKPAQTPPPDQALEALQELVNARSAANGERTALSNRMKTAVTAFLRKELTRRLAALDTHIARLDAEIERSICAEPEMRRRLDILISIPGIGAVTAASLIAGLCELGACSGKQAAMLTGLAPIACESGERAGHRSIRGGRPAPRNAIYMAALSASRHNPDLARFAARLKKVGKPNKVVLVAVMRKLIVLANTLITKNRIWTPNPP; this is translated from the coding sequence ATGCAAGGCAAGGTATCGTCGGAACGCACCGCGATGGCGACAGTTTATGTCGGCATCGATGTCTGTAAAGAGTGGCTGGACATTCATCTGCATCCTCTCGGCCGCAGTTTTCGGGTGACCAACGACACGGCCGGCCTGCGCCGCCTCAAGCGGGAACTCGATGCGCTTGACCAGATGCCGCGCTCGGCGCTGCGTATCGTCATGGAAGCGACCGGCAAGTGGCATCGCGCCGTCCAGCGCTCGCTGCATGCCGATGGCTTTTACGTGTCGATCGTCGACCCGCTGCGCGCCCGGCTGTTTGCCAAAGCCTGCGGCTTTCTCGCCAAGACCGATCGGCTCGATGCGCGGTTTCTGGCCATCATGGGAGAAGCCCTCAAGCCCGCACAGACCCCACCGCCGGACCAAGCGCTGGAAGCCCTGCAGGAACTGGTCAATGCCCGATCTGCCGCCAATGGCGAACGCACCGCCCTGTCCAACCGGATGAAGACGGCCGTGACCGCCTTCCTGCGCAAGGAACTGACGCGCCGGCTTGCCGCGCTCGACACCCATATCGCAAGACTGGACGCCGAGATCGAGCGCAGCATCTGCGCCGAGCCCGAGATGCGCCGCCGCCTCGACATCCTCATCTCCATTCCCGGCATCGGAGCCGTCACCGCCGCAAGCCTGATCGCTGGCCTTTGCGAACTTGGCGCCTGCTCTGGCAAGCAGGCCGCCATGCTGACCGGCCTTGCGCCGATTGCCTGCGAAAGTGGCGAGCGGGCCGGACATCGCTCCATCAGGGGCGGACGCCCAGCACCCAGGAACGCCATCTACATGGCCGCCCTGTCTGCCTCCCGTCACAACCCGGACCTCGCACGCTTCGCCGCAAGGCTGAAGAAAGTCGGAAAACCCAATAAGGTCGTCCTCGTCGCCGTCATGAGAAAGCTCATCGTCCTGGCAAACACCCTCATCACCAAAAACCGCATCTGGACACCAAATCCACCTTGA
- a CDS encoding class I SAM-dependent methyltransferase, translated as MNSTNTNYSIRDEIRDFWSERAATFDQSVGHEIFSEAERKGWQRLIRKHLGAGQGRAALDLACGTAVISHLMNDVGFKVTGLDWSDAMLAQARAKAKKRGTDIRFVAGDAENTMEPKDSYDVITNRHLVWTLVDPASAFKEWFSVLKPGGKVLILDGNMGKETWVKGLQKLWTKVTGKLPASHMSPEMMARHQKIRSRVHFSSQMPAEAVVDLLRQAGFTDIVVDRKLADIHWAQARKMPFLRGLERMVQDRFAICARKPW; from the coding sequence ATGAATTCGACGAACACAAATTACTCCATCCGCGACGAAATCCGCGATTTCTGGTCGGAGAGGGCGGCAACCTTCGACCAGAGCGTCGGCCATGAAATCTTTTCGGAAGCGGAGCGGAAGGGTTGGCAGCGGCTGATCCGAAAGCATCTTGGCGCCGGGCAGGGACGGGCAGCGCTCGATCTTGCCTGCGGCACCGCCGTGATCTCGCATCTGATGAACGATGTCGGCTTCAAAGTCACCGGCCTCGACTGGTCGGATGCGATGCTGGCGCAGGCGCGCGCCAAGGCCAAGAAGCGCGGCACCGATATCCGCTTCGTCGCCGGCGACGCCGAAAACACCATGGAGCCCAAGGACAGCTACGACGTCATCACCAACCGCCATCTTGTCTGGACGCTGGTCGACCCGGCTTCAGCCTTCAAGGAATGGTTCTCGGTATTGAAGCCGGGCGGCAAGGTGCTGATCCTCGACGGCAATATGGGTAAGGAAACCTGGGTCAAGGGCCTGCAGAAGCTCTGGACGAAGGTGACCGGCAAACTGCCGGCGAGCCACATGTCGCCGGAGATGATGGCGCGGCACCAGAAGATCCGCTCACGCGTGCATTTCTCCAGCCAGATGCCGGCCGAAGCAGTTGTCGATCTTTTGCGCCAAGCCGGTTTTACGGATATCGTCGTCGACCGCAAACTCGCCGATATCCATTGGGCGCAGGCGCGCAAGATGCCGTTCCTGCGCGGGCTGGAGCGCATGGTGCAGGACCGGTTTGCGATTTGCGCGCGTAAGCCTTGGTGA
- a CDS encoding ABC transporter substrate-binding protein — MNFVKMLAVSAAAIAGLMPLSAWAQSFTVKDVAGREVTFDKPVERVILGEGRMLYAVAPIEKEDPFAKIVGWRNDLWTTDKDGFNAYVEKFPKGKDLPFLGNLTDGTLQTETVVKLHPDVLLLPIGNKTAADEVKLEEMLSGIGVKIVYIDFREHILANTEPSLKILGQIFGHEGRAEAVASFWKEQMARVTDRLKAANPPKPNVFMYRAAGLVECCGTFGPDNFGLMVDWAGGHNLGSDFLPGYTGSINAEQVVASNPDVIVVTGSNWSQTKNAKDYVNVGPNAVATFDDSRKSLNTLMENPAFTGSRVVAGGNVHAIWHQFYTSPYQFVAVQQLAKWFHPNLFADLDPDATFKEFHEKFLPVAYQPGYWVDAKAGQ, encoded by the coding sequence ATGAATTTCGTGAAAATGCTCGCAGTTTCCGCGGCTGCGATTGCCGGCTTGATGCCACTTTCGGCCTGGGCGCAATCCTTCACCGTCAAGGATGTTGCGGGCCGCGAAGTGACCTTCGACAAGCCGGTCGAGCGTGTGATCCTAGGGGAAGGTCGCATGCTCTATGCCGTAGCACCCATCGAGAAGGAAGATCCCTTCGCCAAGATCGTCGGCTGGCGCAACGATCTCTGGACCACCGACAAGGACGGTTTCAACGCCTATGTCGAGAAGTTCCCCAAGGGCAAGGACCTGCCCTTCCTCGGCAATCTGACGGACGGCACTCTGCAGACCGAAACGGTCGTCAAGCTGCATCCCGACGTGCTGCTGCTGCCGATCGGCAACAAGACGGCGGCCGACGAGGTGAAGCTCGAGGAGATGCTCAGCGGCATCGGCGTGAAGATCGTCTATATCGATTTCCGCGAGCACATTCTCGCCAACACCGAGCCGAGCCTGAAGATCCTCGGCCAGATCTTCGGCCATGAGGGCCGCGCCGAAGCCGTCGCCAGCTTCTGGAAAGAGCAGATGGCCCGCGTCACCGACAGACTGAAGGCGGCCAATCCGCCAAAGCCGAATGTGTTCATGTACCGCGCCGCCGGCCTCGTGGAATGCTGCGGCACCTTCGGTCCCGATAATTTCGGCCTGATGGTCGATTGGGCTGGCGGCCACAATCTCGGCTCCGATTTCCTGCCGGGCTATACCGGCTCGATCAATGCCGAGCAGGTTGTCGCCTCCAATCCCGATGTCATCGTCGTCACCGGCTCCAACTGGAGCCAGACCAAGAATGCCAAGGATTATGTGAATGTCGGCCCGAATGCCGTCGCCACCTTTGACGACAGCCGCAAGTCGCTGAACACGCTGATGGAAAACCCTGCTTTTACCGGCTCCAGGGTGGTTGCCGGCGGCAATGTCCATGCGATCTGGCACCAGTTCTATACCAGCCCCTATCAGTTCGTTGCCGTTCAGCAACTGGCCAAGTGGTTTCATCCCAACCTCTTTGCCGATCTCGATCCGGATGCCACCTTCAAGGAATTCCACGAAAAATTCCTGCCGGTCGCCTACCAGCCGGGTTACTGGGTCGACGCCAAGGCGGGTCAGTAA
- a CDS encoding FecCD family ABC transporter permease, translated as MAEIAALSIEAEAGRERYRALARRKLLILATMTTALCLCFAVDLAWGPARYSLTEVVAALLDPSSVSDQVRAVVWDIRMPVAVMAIVVGASLSVAGAQMQTILANPLASPFTLGISAAASFGAALAIVTSVPLLPVAAGLLVPVNAFIMALIATLFIHFVSQARGVSVQTVVLLGIALVFTFNAALAFLQYLASEQALSAVVFWTMGSLTKATWPKIWVTLAVLLIALPLFARNAWALTAIRLGEDKAASFGVNVRRIRLQTMLVVSLLAAVPVSFVGTIGFVGLVGPHISRMILGEDQRFFLPGSILSGALLMSLTSIVSKSIIPGVIFPIGIITALVGVPFFFSLILSNRSRSW; from the coding sequence ATGGCAGAGATCGCCGCACTATCGATCGAAGCCGAAGCTGGGAGGGAGCGCTACCGCGCCCTCGCCCGGCGCAAGCTGCTGATCCTCGCCACCATGACGACAGCACTCTGCCTGTGCTTTGCCGTCGATCTCGCCTGGGGCCCGGCCCGCTATAGTCTTACCGAGGTCGTGGCCGCCCTCCTCGACCCCTCCTCCGTTTCGGATCAGGTGCGGGCCGTCGTCTGGGACATCCGCATGCCGGTTGCGGTGATGGCGATCGTCGTCGGCGCCTCGCTCTCCGTCGCCGGCGCACAGATGCAGACGATCCTCGCCAATCCGCTCGCCAGCCCCTTCACCCTCGGCATTTCGGCGGCGGCAAGCTTTGGCGCAGCGCTGGCGATCGTCACCAGCGTTCCGCTTCTGCCTGTTGCAGCCGGCCTGCTCGTGCCGGTCAATGCCTTCATCATGGCGCTGATCGCCACGCTCTTCATCCATTTCGTCTCGCAGGCCCGCGGCGTCTCGGTGCAGACGGTGGTGCTGCTCGGCATTGCCCTCGTTTTCACCTTCAATGCGGCCCTCGCCTTCCTGCAATATCTCGCCTCAGAACAGGCGCTGTCGGCCGTCGTCTTCTGGACGATGGGCAGCCTCACCAAGGCCACATGGCCGAAAATCTGGGTGACGCTCGCCGTCTTGCTGATCGCGTTGCCGCTCTTTGCCCGCAACGCCTGGGCGCTGACGGCGATCCGGCTTGGCGAGGACAAGGCCGCAAGCTTCGGCGTCAATGTCCGCCGCATCCGGCTGCAGACCATGCTGGTGGTCTCGCTGCTTGCCGCAGTCCCCGTCAGCTTCGTCGGCACCATCGGTTTCGTCGGCCTGGTCGGGCCGCATATATCACGCATGATTCTTGGCGAGGATCAGCGCTTTTTTCTGCCGGGCTCGATCCTGTCGGGCGCGCTATTGATGTCGCTGACCTCGATCGTCTCGAAGTCGATCATCCCCGGCGTCATCTTTCCGATCGGCATCATCACCGCACTGGTCGGCGTGCCCTTCTTCTTCTCGCTCATCCTCTCGAACAGGAGCCGGTCATGGTAG
- a CDS encoding ABC transporter ATP-binding protein has product MVALQLQSVGAYHGRKLFVEDVTTPMMTSGEVVAVIGPNAAGKSTLFKRITGLLKGPGHVVVEGSKTKNAISYMPQDTSANAVLTVYESILLARKQGQSWAVSDSDLRFIDEVMKALDMSAIAFRDLGALSGGQRQLVSIAQALVREPEIMLMDEPTSALDLHRQVEVLDFMRRQARTKGMIVLIAIHDLNQALRFADKVLVIANGRMHACGTPRDVVTAEMLREIYRVEARVEKCSMEYDHVIVDGTAH; this is encoded by the coding sequence ATGGTAGCGCTTCAGTTGCAATCGGTCGGCGCCTATCACGGCCGCAAACTTTTCGTCGAAGACGTGACGACGCCAATGATGACATCGGGCGAGGTCGTCGCGGTGATCGGCCCGAACGCCGCCGGCAAGTCGACGCTCTTCAAGCGCATCACCGGTCTGCTCAAAGGGCCGGGCCATGTCGTCGTCGAAGGCTCGAAAACGAAAAACGCCATCAGCTACATGCCGCAGGATACCTCGGCCAACGCGGTGCTGACGGTCTACGAATCCATCCTGCTCGCCCGCAAGCAGGGTCAGTCCTGGGCCGTCAGCGACAGCGACCTGCGCTTCATCGACGAGGTCATGAAGGCGCTTGATATGTCAGCCATCGCCTTCCGCGATCTCGGCGCGCTTTCCGGTGGCCAGCGCCAGCTCGTCTCGATCGCCCAGGCGCTGGTGCGCGAACCCGAGATTATGCTGATGGACGAACCCACAAGCGCGCTCGACCTCCACCGCCAGGTCGAGGTCCTCGACTTCATGCGCCGCCAGGCCCGCACCAAGGGCATGATCGTGCTGATCGCCATCCACGATCTTAACCAGGCACTGCGCTTTGCCGACAAGGTCCTCGTCATCGCCAACGGTCGGATGCACGCCTGCGGCACCCCAAGGGATGTCGTCACCGCCGAGATGCTGCGCGAGATCTACAGGGTCGAGGCCCGGGTCGAGAAATGCTCGATGGAGTACGACCATGTGATCGTGGATGGGACGGCGCATTGA
- a CDS encoding sugar-binding transcriptional regulator: MTRLNELRLISRVAQMYHMEGRRQAEIAQHLRLSQATVSRMLKRAEAEDIVRTSVIPPAGTYSELEGALREKYDLPEAIVVECTEDRDGAIMARIGEAAAHLLEVTLAPGEIIGVSSWSQTIFKMVENIHPQKSAQAKYVVQTLGGMGDPSVQTHATQLTTRLARLTGAEPKLLPVQGVTSSREAKLLMQADPFVRETIDLFGSITLAIVGIGAVEPSELLARSGNIFSSRELSDLAEAGAVGDISLRFFDKNGKPVKTPLDDRVIGLPLEDLERVDRVIALAGGSKKTDAIAGALRVGVIDMLVTDKFTAQRLIS, translated from the coding sequence ATGACTCGCCTTAACGAACTCCGCCTGATTTCAAGGGTCGCCCAGATGTACCATATGGAGGGACGGCGACAGGCGGAGATCGCACAGCACCTTCGCCTGTCGCAGGCGACGGTGTCGCGGATGCTCAAGCGTGCCGAGGCTGAAGATATCGTGCGAACCAGCGTGATCCCTCCCGCCGGCACCTACAGCGAGCTCGAGGGCGCGCTTCGCGAGAAATACGATCTGCCGGAGGCGATCGTCGTTGAGTGCACGGAAGATCGGGACGGAGCGATCATGGCCCGTATCGGAGAGGCAGCGGCTCATCTCTTGGAGGTGACACTTGCGCCAGGGGAGATCATCGGCGTTTCGAGTTGGAGCCAGACCATTTTCAAGATGGTCGAGAACATTCATCCTCAGAAGAGCGCTCAGGCGAAATACGTCGTCCAGACCCTTGGAGGCATGGGGGATCCTTCAGTGCAGACGCATGCGACGCAGCTTACCACGCGGCTTGCACGGCTGACCGGCGCCGAGCCGAAACTGCTTCCCGTGCAGGGCGTTACCTCGTCCAGAGAGGCAAAGCTTCTGATGCAGGCCGACCCGTTCGTCCGCGAGACGATTGACCTGTTCGGCAGCATAACGCTTGCGATAGTCGGAATCGGAGCAGTCGAACCGTCCGAACTTCTCGCACGGTCCGGCAACATCTTTTCGTCCCGCGAACTGTCTGATCTCGCGGAAGCGGGAGCCGTCGGCGATATCTCCCTTCGCTTCTTCGATAAAAACGGCAAGCCGGTCAAGACACCCCTGGACGACCGAGTCATAGGCCTTCCACTTGAGGATCTCGAACGAGTGGACCGGGTCATTGCTCTTGCCGGCGGGTCCAAAAAGACCGACGCGATTGCAGGGGCGCTCCGCGTGGGAGTCATCGACATGCTTGTTACGGACAAGTTTACCGCGCAGCGATTGATTAGCTGA